In Metarhizium brunneum chromosome 3, complete sequence, a genomic segment contains:
- the NRPS32_1 gene encoding Nonribosomal peptide synthetase 32, giving the protein MDARFDAVVISKKQILGLCRQFRHVVEQLDNIDQLDTLDDIRLASRDDVDQVISWNASQPWEGVEKTFHDIISDQVHLTPNAVAITGWDGQMSYLELDEHSTWVAKILVSKSIGHETVFPLCFEKSKWAVVAELAVLKAGGVVTQLGAYIL; this is encoded by the coding sequence ATGGATGCAAGATTTGATGCAGTTGTCATCTCAAAGAAGCAGATACTGGGACTTTGCAGACAATTTCGGCACGTTGTTGAACAACTTGACAATATTGACCAACTGGACACATTAGACGACATACGCCTCGCAAGTCGTGACGATGTTGATCAGGTAATTTCCTGGAACGCCTCGCAACCTTGGGAGGGCGTAGAAAAGACTTTCCATGATATCATTTCCGATCAGGTTCACCTGACTCCCAATGCTGTTGCCATCACGGGTTGGGATGGTCAGATGTCATACCTCGAGTTAGATGAGCACTCAACATGGGTTGCCAAGATTTTGGTGTCAAAGTCCATTGGCCATGAAACTGTTTTCCCCCTGTGCTTTGAAAAGTCTAAATGGGCTGTTGTCGCGGAGCTCGCTGTCCTGAAGGCCGGAGGTGTCGTCACTCAGCTGGGTGCATACATCCTTTAA
- the TES gene encoding Nonribosomal peptide synthetase TES, translating to MVIDRQCTAQLPKFNTPLPEIGPSNAAYMLFTSGSTERPKGIVVEHQNLASSSFSQGGQFKINQSTRVLQFAAYTFDISCADIFITLQRGTTICIPSEYECINDLTSAATKYRADWMSIMPTVAQPIDPESVPSLRTLVDLQRLLSTLQLIAVLALSNISGRGVPEHEQLKPLRGKDNQAASDQIATIRQLLEERLPDYMIPTVWICVETMTLTRYGKMDGTAVAKWAENFDHEAYQDLLLDSNEYDTKVESAVAVSGQATVIPTLASQVLGIPVIPMNRCFFGLGGDSITAMQLRIKARAAGIDLSVRDILKAKTLFGMAEAATPLNSISPFPIAEIDVP from the exons ATGGTCATCGATCGGCAATGCACAGCCCAGCTGCCCAAATTTAATACACCCCTTCCAGAAATCGGGCCCAGCAACGCGGCATACATGTTATTCACTTCGGGAAGCACTGAGCGGCCAAAGGGCATTGTAGTTGAACACCAGAATCTTGCATCCAGTTCGTTCTCCCAAGGTGGGCAATTCAAGATCAACCAGAGTACAAGAGTGTTGCAATTCGCAGCTTACACTTTCGACATAAGCTGCGCCGATATATTTATAACACTCCAGCGCGGCACTACAATCTGCATACCGTCCGAATATGAGTGTATAAACGACCTGACCAGCGCTGCTACAAAGTACCGGGCAGACTGGATGTCTATCATGCCCACGGTCGCCCAGCCAATTGATCCGGAATCGGTACCTTCTTTGCGCACTCTCGT GGACCTGCAGAGACTACTATCTACACTTCAGCTTATCGCAGTCCTGGCCCTGTCCAATATTTCTGGACGAGGCGTCCCTGAGCATGAACAACTGAAGCCACTGCGAGGAAAGGACAATCAGGCAGCTAGTGATCAGATTGCAACCATAAGACAGTTGCTGGAAGAACGTCTCCCTGATTATATGATCCCCACGGTCTGGATTTGTGTTGAGACGATGACTCTGACTAGATATGGCAAGATGGATGGGACGGCAGTTGCCAAATGGGCTGAAAATTTTGACCATGAGGCTTATCAAGACCTGCTACTAGACTCCAACGAGTATGATACGAAAGTAGAGTCTGCGGTAGCTGTGTCGGGTCAGGCCACAGTTATTCCAACTCTGGCCAGCCAAGTCCTCGGCATTCCAGTCATTCCCATGAACCGCTGCTTCTTTGGACTCGGTGGCGATTCCATTACTGCGATGCAGCTCCGAATCAAGGCAAGAGCAGCAGGTATCGACTTGAGCGTTAGAGATATATTAAAGGCAAAAACCCTGTTTGGCATGGCCGAGGCTGCAACACCTCTCAACTCCATTTCTCCATTCCCGATTGCGGAGATTGATGTCCCTTGA
- the NRPS1_0 gene encoding Nonribosomal peptide synthetase 1 → MEALRIHKAIHAIVSRHSMLRARFSRGNQGDWTQSVSDKVEESFTFQVERIEDRSNLYKILAERNSAFDISQGPIFAAHLFNINNGSQEQLPLLSGHHLVIDVVSWLVILGDMAEFLIRSKPGLPSLEKPLSFQTWLCSQQEQPQENLVQANGLDSSLNSMQALDLTYWGMTDQANKYGSDVELSFSLDEGETARLLSGYGNRSTPAAAESVDIMVATLLQAFSAVFTDHSILPTVFSEGHGRESADKDVDPSGTVGWFTTLTPLHVVSVDDNIVNTIREVQKARLQMKLLGATSQCCFQQLESKEGLFSNAPLLENEIIIDNGPELNRLALFDVSAIVTGGRLKMTVKYNRRMQHQNKIHEWVMTMHSLLKVADESLSSLNASELETLFAKSGSETKKETLSSKEQMLNNLGVDMANVQEIVPCAALQQHMVSLMAQQSGLGIYEVELAFHITGDNVNTAKLESADLRAGFHEQVVLAHYTANVPVITCVDKHDLVAQAQAYRSVDYRSFNRPHHQLTIFTSNDGAHKACKLEMSHALNDGVSTALILRDVQQAYQGQLKEGPGPAFSSFVFWQNAQIKAKSSDYWQKFARGIQASPIPAKEQLRQDTKYLM, encoded by the exons ATGGAGGCCCTGAGAATCCACAAAGCCATTCATGCCATTGTCAGTCGTCACTCAATGCTCCGTGCGAGATTCTCCCGCGGGAATCAGGGTGATTGGACGCAGAGTGTGAGTGATAAGGTGGAGGAATCATTTACCTTTCAGGTTGAGAGGATAGAGGACCGAAGCAATCTGTACAAGATTCTGGCAGAGCGAAACTCTGCTTTCGATATAAGCCAAGGCCCTATATTCGCCGCCCACCTGTTTAACATCAATAATGGGAGCCAGGAACAGCTTCCCCTTCTCTCAGGCCATCACCTCGTAATTGACGTCGTTTCCTGGCTTGTAATTCTTGGTGACATGGCAGAATTCCTGATCAGGTCCAAGCCCGGCCTACCGTCTTTGGAGAAACCCCTCTCCTTCCAAACCTGGCTGTGTTCACAACAAGAGCAGCCCCAAGAAAATCTGGTGCAGGCTAACGGGCTCGATTCCTCCCTGAATAGCATGCAAGCACTTGATCTCACCTATTGGGGCATGACCGACCAGGCCAATAAGTACGGTAGCGATGTAGAACTATCCTTCTCATTAGACGAGGGAGAAACTGCAAGGCTGTTAAGTGGATATGGTAATAGGTCGACACCTGCTGCGGCCGAGTCTGTTGACATTATGGTAGCAACTCTGCTGCAAGCATTTTCAGCTGTGTTCACCGACCACTCAATACTCCCTACCGTGTTCTCtgaaggccatggccgcgagTCTGCAGATAAGGATGTCGATCCTTCGGGAACAGTTGGCTGGTTCACCACTCTGACACCTCTGCACGTAGTGTCGGTCGATGATAATATTGTGAACACGATACGGGAGGTGCAGAAGGCCCGGTTACAGATGAAGCTCCTCGGGGCCACGTCTCAGTGTTG cttccaaCAACTCGAGTCAAAAGAGGGTCTCTTTTCAAATGCTCCGCTATTAGAGAATGAGATTATCATTGACAACGGCCCTGAGCTGAACCGCCTTGCTCTATTTGATGTTTCCGCCATCGTCACGGGTGGGAGACTCAAGATGACAGTCAAGTACAACAGGAGGATGCAACACCAGAATAAAATTCATGAATGGGTTATGACTATGCACTCCTTACTAAAGGTCGCGGATGAAAGcttgagcagcttgaacGCATCTGAATTGGAAACCCTATTCGCCAAGTCTGGCAGCGAAACGAAGAAGGAGACATTATCTTCAAAAGAACAGATGCTTAATAATTTGGGAGTTGATATGGCAAATGTACAAGAGATTGTACCATGCGCGGCTTTGCAGCAACACATGGTATCACTGATGGCTCAGCAGAGTGGACTGGGCATTTACGAGGTCGAGCTCGCCTTTCACATCACAGGAGACAATGTCAATACAGCAAAGCTCGAATCAGC TGATTTACGGGCAGGCTTCCATGAACAGGTAGTGCTCGCACATTATACGGCCAATGTGCCCGTCATCACCTGTGTCGACAAGCATGACCTTGTCGCACAAGCGCAAGCCTACAGATCCGTTGACTACCGAAGTTTCAATCGTCCGCATCATCAGCTTACCATCTTCACAAGTAATGATGGGGCTCACAAAGCATGCAAATTGGAGATGAGCCACGCTCTGAATGATGGCGTCTCTACAGCTCTCATACTTCGTGATGTGCAACAAGCGTACCAAGGACAGCTGAAAGAAGGCCCGGGACCTGCATTCAGCAGCTTTGTCTTTTGGCAAAACGCGCAAATAAAAGCCAAGTCATCCGATTACTGGCAAAAGTTTGCGCGCGGAATACAGGCGTCTCCAATACCAGCCAAAGAGCAGCTGCGACAAGACACAAAGTATTTGATGTAG
- the helB1 gene encoding Cytochrome P450 monooxygenase helB1, translated as MSSRLGTSMGLEVLLLRLQGTCNEQPLLVASSLVAGLAITWLAWRLAWALLLSPLRKVPGPFLARLTSNRGDINNFSGAVALQAQKDTARYGPVYVFKPNAVCISHPDDVRAVLGSDDFCKAEFFDIFNDGRVQNIVSQRDPALARMRRRQIGPFLNYAYLTRMEPVIQRHGYLAIRSKWDRRIMETKTDKDEPVEVNYRHDTQLATFDIMSALAFGRDPDSISKGSSSISESAAVIMDILDYSLVLGLLSLLPFSLIMRPWKTMYRELAAYSKTSAQMRKEHLANGGEPPADMLQAFIEAEDPDSKIKMTPSEIQAECIMMMLAGSETTSSAIMWTIHLLLLHPDMLKRVTEEIRSAFGPRHLISHKDVLTKLPFFEACVYESLRVSPTTAGLTPRVSHKRGIVLHGGYYIPPGTELYVNLRSVNMDDEFWHEPQRFRPDRFVNCDAAKKNLFTFSYGPRNCIGRNLAWVEMLTITANIFKDYDLALTPDSRYGPDNVDENGVPHLLPAKCFIASFPSKPDRDCRMLISRPALG; from the coding sequence ATGTCATCGCGTCTTGGTACATCCATGGGCCTTGAGGTTCTTTTACTGAGGCTCCAGGGTACCTGCAACGAGCAGCCCCTTCTCGTGGCATCGTCTTTGGTGGCcggcctcgccatcaccTGGCTCGCCTGGCGTCTAGCCTGGGCTCTGCTACTGTCTCCGTTGCGAAAAGTACCGGGTCCTTTTTTGGCACGCCTCACTTCCAATCGCGGCGACATCAATAACTTCTCCGGTGCTGTTGCGCTGCAGGCCCAGAAAGACACGGCCCGATACGGTCCCGTATATGTTTTCAAACCCAATGCTGTCTGCATTTCGCACCCGGACGATGTTCGTGCCGTTCTGGGGTCCGACGACTTCTGCAAGGCCGAGTTCTTCGACATTTTCAACGATGGCAGAGTCCAGAATATCGTGTCGCAGCGAGACCCGGCCTTGGCTCGCATGCGCAGGCGGCAGATTGGACCTTTTCTCAACTATGCATATCTCACCCGTATGGAGCCCGTCATTCAACGCCATGGCTATCTGGCCATCCGCTCCAAGTGGGATCGCCGTATCATGGAGACCAAGACGGACAAAGACGAGCCAGTCGAGGTCAACTACCGCCACGACACGCAGCTGGCCACCTTTGACATCATGAGCGCGCTGGCCTTTGGCAGAGATCCCGATTCCATATCCAAGGGCTCATCCTCCATCAGCGAGTCGGCGGCTGTCATCATGGACATTCTCGACTACTCGCTCGTGCTGGGTCTGCTGTCCCTGTTGCCCTTCTCTCTCATCATGCGACCATGGAAGACCATGTACCGTGAGCTTGCCGCCTACAGCAAGACTTCTGCCCAGATGCGCAAGGAGCACCTCGCCAACGGCGGCGAGCCCCCGGCCGACATGCTTCAAGCCTTTATCGAAGCCGAGGACCCGGATTCCAAGATCAAAATGACCCCCTCCGAGATCCAGGCCGAGTGCATCATGATGATGCTCGCCGGCAGCGAGACGACATCGTCCGCCATCATGTGGACCATTCATTTATTGCTTCTGCACCCGGACATGCTGAAGCGCGTGACCGAGGAGATCCGCAGTGCCTTTGGACCCCGTCACTTGATTTCCCACAAGGACGTCTTGACAAAATTGCCCTTCTTTGAGGCCTGCGTGTACGAGTCACTGCGCGTGTCGCCCACGACCGCCGGTCTGACACCCAGAGTGTCGCACAAACGAGGCATCGTGCTGCACGGGGGCTATTACATCCCACCTGGCACGGAGCTCTATGTGAATCTGCGGTCCGTCAATATGGATGACGAGTTTTGGCACGAGCCGCAGCGCTTCAGGCCCGATCGATTCGTCAACTGCGACGCGGCCAAGAAAAACCTCTTCACCTTCTCCTATGGTCCTCGTAACTGCATCGGAAGAAATCTGGCGTGGGTGGAAATGCTGACCATTACGGCGAATATTTTCAAAGATTATGACCTTGCCTTGACGCCGGACAGCAGGTACGGGCCAGACAATGTGGATGAGAATGGTGTTCCGCACTTGTTGCCGGCAAAGTGCTTTATTGCGTCGTTTCCGTCCAAGCCAGATCGCGATTGTCGCATGTTGATATCACGACCGGCGCTGGGCTAG